A single window of Bacteroidetes Order II. bacterium DNA harbors:
- a CDS encoding insulinase family protein encodes MKAILAFFLGLLLTVHSLVAQKADRTKPPVSEAPRSLMVPKVEQFILKNGVKVYYLQKTGVPHVSITIRSNGGTANDPEDKIGLATATATLMRDGAGNRNALQLSDEIDYLGIMLQSYASADEMSVGLFTPVSRLDAALDLMRDVVLKPRFEAAEWERRQRESLVALAQAHDEARIIASTAFNQLIYGKAHPFARRATESTLKNISIADIQGFYRQTITAANSSFLVVGDVAKETIKAKLDARFGLWKGGTAKKVTISDPAKTIGRTLYLVDKPGAAQTELRFGSAGVRRSTPDYFAITIMNTILGGSFSSRLNQNIRETHGYAYGANSGFSFPRSVGHFIASSAVQTDVTDKAVNEFMKELTNIRNVSDDEMNRARNYEALGYPENFGTVNALAANISEKITHNLPDNYFNTYVPNILGLTKTQIERAAQQYVDPANMVIVMVGDLSKIRDGIEALSLGPIKVLTKEEVLGAIPVLK; translated from the coding sequence ATGAAAGCTATTCTTGCTTTTTTTCTGGGGCTGTTGCTTACCGTGCATTCGCTGGTGGCACAAAAAGCCGATCGCACAAAGCCTCCTGTTTCGGAAGCGCCGAGAAGTCTCATGGTTCCAAAAGTGGAGCAATTTATCCTGAAAAATGGTGTAAAGGTATATTACCTCCAGAAGACAGGTGTACCGCATGTCTCTATCACGATACGGTCTAATGGCGGTACGGCCAACGACCCGGAAGACAAAATCGGGCTGGCAACGGCAACGGCAACGTTGATGCGTGACGGAGCCGGAAACCGCAATGCACTCCAACTATCTGATGAGATTGATTATCTCGGTATCATGCTTCAGAGTTATGCCAGTGCCGACGAAATGTCTGTGGGCCTTTTTACTCCGGTATCTCGATTGGATGCGGCTTTAGACTTAATGCGTGATGTGGTGCTCAAGCCCCGTTTCGAGGCTGCCGAGTGGGAACGTCGCCAGCGCGAAAGTTTGGTTGCATTGGCACAGGCGCACGACGAAGCCCGGATTATTGCCAGCACGGCCTTCAACCAATTGATTTATGGCAAAGCACATCCTTTTGCACGCCGGGCCACCGAATCTACGCTGAAGAACATCTCGATTGCTGATATCCAAGGGTTTTACCGCCAAACCATTACCGCCGCAAATTCTAGTTTTTTGGTGGTTGGAGACGTTGCCAAAGAAACCATCAAGGCCAAACTTGATGCACGTTTTGGCTTGTGGAAAGGAGGAACCGCAAAAAAGGTGACCATTTCTGATCCTGCTAAAACGATTGGGCGCACCCTCTATCTAGTGGACAAACCCGGTGCGGCGCAAACGGAACTGCGGTTTGGCAGTGCAGGTGTTCGTCGCAGTACCCCGGACTACTTTGCGATCACTATCATGAATACCATTTTGGGCGGATCATTTTCGTCGCGGCTCAACCAAAACATTCGTGAAACGCATGGTTATGCTTATGGCGCCAATTCCGGATTTTCGTTCCCGCGCTCGGTGGGGCACTTTATTGCATCCTCTGCCGTACAAACGGACGTTACTGATAAAGCCGTGAACGAATTCATGAAGGAACTCACCAATATCCGAAACGTCTCGGACGATGAAATGAACCGTGCCCGTAATTATGAAGCACTCGGCTATCCGGAAAACTTTGGGACCGTAAACGCACTCGCTGCCAATATATCAGAGAAAATTACCCACAACCTGCCGGATAACTATTTTAATACCTATGTACCGAATATTTTGGGGTTAACCAAGACCCAGATAGAGCGGGCGGCGCAACAATATGTGGATCCCGCGAATATGGTGATTGTGATGGTGGGAGACCTTTCCAAAATTCGTGACGGGATAGAAGCCCTCAGCCTTGGCCCCATTAAAGTATTGACAAAAGAAGAGGTTCTGGGAGCCATCCCAGTGCTAAAATAA
- a CDS encoding insulinase family protein gives MKSFFSLLFLLLVTISGIRAQEKALSIPHTVHTLDNGLTVILHEDHTVPMVTVNVWYHVGSSYEKPKRTGFAHLFEHIMFEGSGNVKEGDFDNLLEAVGGNNNGSTTQDRTNYYETLPANALDLALFLESDRMGYLLEAMSPGKVDGQRDVVKNERRQSYENRPYGMAFQTILENFYPKDHPYNWPVIGYMDDLTAASYEDVVEFFKKYYAPNNAVLVIAGDIEPAKALEKVKYWFNEIPQGEAVIRPTAPVFGLLDEKKLTIEDNVQLPRLYLAYQSPARYAPGDAEMDVAADVLANGKNSRLYKRLVYELQIAQNVSVYQDGSALGGMFMVVATARPGIKLAQLQAVIDEEIGKLTTTAPTEREVQRVIHQNESNILRQMESPMAKAEMLQSYYRFAGNPDWLNEDFSRYKALQPSDISASVRQYLNPKKRVVLSVVPKGKTDLAIQ, from the coding sequence ATGAAGTCATTCTTTTCTTTATTGTTCTTATTGCTCGTTACCATATCCGGCATACGGGCGCAGGAAAAAGCATTAAGCATTCCCCATACCGTCCATACCTTAGACAATGGGCTAACCGTGATCCTTCATGAAGACCATACGGTTCCTATGGTGACCGTCAATGTATGGTATCATGTGGGATCTTCTTATGAAAAGCCCAAGCGTACCGGATTTGCGCACCTTTTCGAGCATATCATGTTTGAAGGCTCTGGGAACGTCAAAGAAGGTGACTTTGATAACCTACTAGAGGCCGTTGGGGGGAATAACAATGGCTCTACTACCCAAGACCGCACCAATTATTACGAAACCTTGCCCGCCAATGCGTTGGACTTGGCTCTATTCTTAGAAAGTGATCGAATGGGTTATCTGCTGGAAGCCATGTCTCCGGGAAAAGTGGATGGCCAGCGGGATGTGGTCAAAAATGAGCGCCGCCAGAGCTACGAAAACCGCCCATATGGCATGGCCTTTCAGACAATTTTAGAGAACTTTTATCCCAAAGACCATCCCTATAATTGGCCCGTTATTGGGTATATGGATGATTTGACGGCCGCTTCCTATGAAGACGTGGTAGAGTTTTTTAAAAAGTATTATGCCCCAAACAATGCCGTCCTCGTGATTGCGGGTGATATTGAGCCCGCCAAGGCTTTGGAAAAAGTAAAATACTGGTTCAATGAAATTCCGCAAGGCGAAGCGGTGATACGTCCAACGGCCCCCGTCTTCGGGTTGCTTGACGAAAAGAAATTGACTATCGAGGACAATGTTCAGTTACCACGTCTTTATTTGGCCTATCAAAGCCCGGCGCGTTATGCGCCCGGAGATGCGGAAATGGATGTAGCTGCGGATGTATTGGCCAATGGTAAAAATTCGCGCCTCTACAAACGATTGGTTTATGAATTACAAATTGCACAGAATGTTAGTGTTTATCAGGATGGAAGTGCTTTAGGTGGCATGTTTATGGTGGTGGCCACTGCACGCCCAGGCATTAAACTGGCACAATTACAAGCGGTCATAGACGAGGAAATCGGAAAATTAACGACCACCGCACCAACCGAACGCGAAGTACAGCGGGTTATCCACCAAAATGAATCCAACATCCTTCGTCAAATGGAGTCGCCGATGGCCAAGGCAGAGATGCTACAGTCGTATTATCGCTTTGCCGGAAATCCTGATTGGTTGAACGAAGACTTTAGCCGCTATAAAGCCCTTCAACCTTCCGATATTTCGGCGTCGGTCCGTCAATACCTAAATCCAAAAAAGCGCGTGGTGTTGAGTGTAGTTCCCAAGGGCAAGACAGACTTGGCCATCCAATGA
- a CDS encoding thioredoxin family protein, whose product MKPLFSFFFLFWGVAFAQNNPSSPVILSPEKPLQTTLVVITYNPASPKATLQKVGQMELVEIHNGKPFEVYPMTLENGRWQVTLPAFQDQVYVVFGFRSGDKTDDNEGHWWDFLLYEPSGKPLRNALYMRAFSHAERNYDATTTNILKNKDLQAEVIAHPENLIAHTIRLKESLATEGQEKVMTEARRLAQTMWATTQNPIETFGGLSFLWRQLGKTEELTALKNKILRENPNGELAIRLKLSELLESRETSCDKINDFLQAHGEQVVPNDYRLYSVFNQYKNCKDRQKMFYWATKYAELSPEMASYANRTLASAFLESGFAPEAESFIQKAITAENTEIFRSYMKQDANRKWRPTSINGDKLALARADLKANNLKLAGKIYLALSKKETAYEALKTTGKILPDDKEVAMDFAQTAEALGLHQEAFDTYFVWAKKDQDNQEAFKGLARNHAQLKNNVANWKTIQTQLEDIWSKKPAPRFTVADYDPKRDPAKDLEATLAQARTEEKQVMLFVGGQWCTWCHALTRYFKQNEQVAQLLQDRYLIMKVNFSEENENTDFLSKYPPISGYPHLYFLAADGKLLHTQNTGEIEMGVGMAYDDRKVMDMLVKWSGK is encoded by the coding sequence ATGAAACCATTGTTTTCCTTCTTCTTTCTCTTCTGGGGGGTGGCTTTTGCCCAAAACAACCCATCTTCTCCGGTCATTTTATCACCAGAGAAGCCGCTTCAAACGACACTAGTGGTCATTACCTATAACCCCGCCTCACCAAAAGCAACATTACAGAAGGTTGGCCAAATGGAACTGGTGGAAATACATAACGGAAAACCCTTTGAAGTTTATCCGATGACCCTAGAGAACGGACGCTGGCAAGTAACCCTTCCGGCTTTTCAGGACCAAGTTTATGTCGTTTTTGGATTCCGGAGTGGGGACAAAACCGATGATAATGAAGGTCACTGGTGGGATTTCCTCCTCTACGAGCCTTCCGGCAAACCACTCCGAAATGCACTGTACATGCGGGCTTTTTCCCATGCGGAGCGTAATTATGATGCCACTACCACAAACATTCTGAAAAATAAAGATTTACAGGCAGAAGTGATAGCCCATCCGGAAAATCTGATTGCCCATACCATCCGATTGAAGGAATCTCTGGCCACCGAAGGCCAAGAAAAGGTTATGACAGAAGCCCGTAGGTTGGCACAAACCATGTGGGCAACCACCCAAAACCCAATCGAAACCTTTGGAGGGCTTTCCTTTCTTTGGCGACAACTTGGCAAAACAGAAGAACTTACTGCATTAAAAAACAAAATCTTACGGGAAAACCCTAACGGAGAATTGGCCATCCGGCTAAAGTTATCCGAACTATTGGAAAGCAGAGAAACCTCCTGCGACAAAATCAATGACTTTTTACAAGCACATGGCGAACAAGTAGTCCCAAACGATTATCGGCTATATAGTGTCTTTAATCAATACAAAAATTGTAAAGACCGCCAAAAGATGTTCTACTGGGCTACCAAATATGCCGAACTCAGTCCAGAAATGGCTTCTTATGCCAATAGAACCTTGGCGAGTGCCTTTTTGGAAAGTGGCTTTGCCCCAGAGGCCGAATCCTTTATACAAAAAGCCATTACAGCAGAAAATACCGAAATTTTTCGTTCCTACATGAAACAGGATGCCAACAGGAAATGGCGCCCAACCTCCATCAATGGCGATAAACTGGCACTTGCCCGCGCCGATTTAAAGGCCAATAACCTAAAATTGGCCGGAAAAATATACCTTGCACTTTCTAAAAAGGAGACTGCTTACGAAGCCCTGAAAACAACCGGAAAAATTCTACCAGACGATAAAGAAGTGGCGATGGATTTTGCCCAGACCGCCGAAGCCCTTGGCTTGCACCAAGAAGCCTTCGATACCTACTTTGTATGGGCCAAAAAAGACCAGGACAATCAAGAAGCTTTTAAGGGGCTTGCACGAAACCATGCACAACTGAAAAATAATGTTGCCAATTGGAAAACCATACAGACCCAATTGGAAGACATTTGGAGCAAAAAACCAGCACCTCGCTTCACCGTTGCCGATTATGACCCCAAACGGGATCCCGCAAAAGACTTGGAGGCCACACTGGCACAAGCCCGTACCGAAGAAAAACAAGTGATGCTTTTTGTTGGCGGTCAATGGTGTACGTGGTGCCATGCCCTAACTCGCTACTTTAAACAGAACGAACAGGTGGCACAATTGCTCCAAGACCGATACCTGATTATGAAGGTGAACTTTAGTGAGGAAAACGAAAATACCGATTTTTTATCCAAGTATCCGCCCATTTCAGGATACCCCCATTTATACTTTCTTGCTGCGGATGGGAAGTTGTTACACACTCAAAATACGGGTGAAATAGAAATGGGTGTCGGGATGGCCTATGACGATCGAAAAGTGATGGACATGCTGGTTAAGTGGTCTGGGAAATAG
- a CDS encoding alpha/beta fold hydrolase gives MQSYRFIVRQKESYEYWDEGPENATALLFLHGMLGDIRNWQDNVLPFTEAGYRVIAPILPCYHLPLRQTHIKGLVEWVHGFLNTIGLPKKLILVGNSLGGQVAMFYSRSYPLEVSGMVLSGSAGIRELAMKSEFFRRNDDDFLRMHAGFTFHNAEKHVTPELMEEMKGIISNREQALRLIAMGRSSKSDTVCPFLAHLRMPTLLLWGEQDRLTQPDVAEELHAHLPHSTLRFIPQCGHAPMMEQPTLFNEALLGWLNEQFPVFENERLHENVAL, from the coding sequence ATGCAATCTTATCGTTTTATCGTAAGACAAAAAGAATCATACGAGTATTGGGATGAAGGGCCGGAGAATGCAACAGCCCTTCTTTTTCTGCATGGGATGTTGGGAGACATTCGGAATTGGCAAGACAATGTGCTGCCCTTTACCGAGGCAGGCTATCGGGTTATTGCGCCCATTTTGCCTTGTTACCACTTACCACTCCGTCAAACCCACATTAAGGGATTGGTGGAATGGGTACATGGGTTCTTAAACACGATTGGTTTGCCTAAAAAACTGATCTTGGTTGGCAATTCGCTGGGTGGTCAGGTAGCCATGTTTTATAGCCGGAGTTACCCCCTTGAAGTTTCTGGAATGGTCTTGTCTGGTTCTGCGGGTATTCGGGAATTGGCGATGAAAAGTGAGTTTTTCCGGCGAAACGACGACGATTTCCTACGGATGCACGCAGGATTTACTTTCCACAATGCTGAAAAACACGTAACTCCGGAGTTGATGGAAGAAATGAAGGGGATAATCTCTAACCGCGAACAGGCCCTGCGCCTTATCGCCATGGGCCGTTCTTCCAAAAGTGATACTGTTTGTCCGTTTTTGGCGCACCTTCGGATGCCCACTTTATTGCTCTGGGGCGAGCAAGACCGTTTGACACAACCTGATGTGGCCGAGGAGTTACATGCACACCTACCGCATTCCACGTTGCGTTTTATCCCACAGTGTGGCCACGCACCGATGATGGAACAGCCGACTCTCTTTAATGAAGCGCTCTTGGGGTGGTTAAACGAACAATTTCCAGTGTTTGAAAACGAACGGCTTCACGAGAATGTGGCCCTTTAA
- a CDS encoding SPFH domain-containing protein: MSLWSRISGEFIDIIEWMDDTRDTMVFRFERHQNEIKYGAKLIVREGQAAVLINEGKLADVFGPGTYTLETKNLPVLSTLQGWKYGFESPFKAEVYFVTTRQFTELKWGTQNPVMVRDPEFGPVRVRAFGTYAIRIQNVSQFLTEVVGTDSNFGTEEITQQLRNIVVSRFTNLIGTAKTPVLDMAGNYDQLGEFLTKRLAPEFEQYGLTLTKMLVENISLPPEVEEVLDKRTSMGVAGNLNAYMQFQTANSIPDMAQQPGGLAGGAFGAGVGWQMANQMGQAFQQQPVSAMSPPPVPNVSFHVAVNGQATGPYDLQTLQQQVLSGHLKTASLVWRQGMTGWEPAEKVAELAVLFTQLPPPVPPPAV, translated from the coding sequence ATGTCCCTTTGGAGCCGCATCTCAGGCGAATTTATTGACATTATTGAGTGGATGGACGACACACGAGACACGATGGTGTTCCGGTTTGAACGACATCAAAACGAAATAAAATACGGAGCAAAACTAATTGTTCGCGAAGGACAAGCAGCCGTATTGATCAATGAAGGAAAACTTGCCGATGTATTCGGTCCTGGAACATACACGTTAGAGACCAAAAATCTGCCCGTCCTCTCAACCTTACAAGGGTGGAAATATGGCTTCGAAAGCCCCTTTAAGGCTGAGGTATATTTTGTGACTACCCGCCAATTCACCGAGTTAAAGTGGGGCACGCAGAACCCGGTCATGGTTCGTGACCCCGAGTTTGGTCCGGTGCGGGTAAGAGCCTTCGGCACCTATGCCATACGAATCCAAAATGTATCCCAATTTCTGACGGAAGTGGTGGGAACAGATTCAAACTTTGGAACGGAGGAGATCACCCAACAACTGCGCAATATTGTGGTCTCGCGTTTTACCAACTTAATTGGTACCGCAAAAACCCCGGTCTTGGACATGGCAGGAAATTATGATCAATTAGGAGAATTTCTCACCAAGCGGCTCGCTCCGGAGTTTGAACAATATGGGCTTACGCTCACCAAGATGTTGGTAGAGAATATTTCGCTCCCGCCGGAGGTGGAAGAAGTATTAGACAAACGGACGAGTATGGGAGTGGCGGGCAATTTAAATGCCTATATGCAATTTCAAACGGCCAATAGCATTCCGGACATGGCACAACAACCGGGTGGATTGGCTGGCGGGGCTTTTGGTGCCGGCGTGGGCTGGCAAATGGCGAATCAAATGGGGCAAGCCTTCCAACAACAGCCCGTCTCTGCGATGTCGCCGCCGCCAGTTCCCAATGTATCTTTTCATGTGGCGGTGAATGGTCAAGCGACTGGCCCTTACGACCTCCAGACCTTGCAACAACAGGTGCTTTCCGGACATCTAAAAACCGCCTCGTTGGTTTGGCGACAAGGCATGACTGGCTGGGAGCCTGCCGAGAAGGTGGCGGAATTGGCCGTGTTGTTTACGCAGTTACCCCCACCCGTCCCACCACCTGCTGTTTAA
- a CDS encoding LytTR family transcriptional regulator: protein MRPRQESLRIASGFDKSKIVLVAFLAFVPIVLTIFQDYLEAHFQKYHFYFSESLLFSLIWWLFIPLLLIQYVFLKAGKITGWWKIPGFVVLPALLHFLLYPALVWAISAMWYEHTFRFDRTLQYALAEYPLIVLMVYVGGWFVSLRPAVWPKTTISERIPIQQEVEQSTVVYLQSLEVTENGLQNRIPTSELIYLSAQTPYVCLHTASKKHLVQSSLRRLEQKLNPQHFVRVHKTTMVNIDFVAALKSRLNGDYDLTMQDGTSLRLSRNYVQAFKQAFKTRCATVVLPPVLRDP, encoded by the coding sequence ATGCGCCCTCGCCAAGAATCCCTTCGAATCGCCTCTGGATTTGATAAAAGCAAAATCGTCTTGGTGGCATTTTTGGCCTTCGTTCCGATTGTATTGACCATTTTTCAAGATTATTTAGAAGCCCATTTCCAGAAATACCATTTTTATTTTTCCGAGTCTTTATTATTTAGTCTGATCTGGTGGTTGTTTATCCCGCTGTTATTGATTCAATATGTGTTCCTCAAGGCCGGAAAAATCACCGGATGGTGGAAAATTCCGGGGTTTGTGGTATTGCCCGCTTTGCTCCATTTTCTTTTATATCCAGCATTGGTCTGGGCGATTTCAGCAATGTGGTATGAGCATACCTTCCGTTTTGACAGAACGTTGCAATACGCCTTGGCAGAGTATCCGCTGATCGTCCTAATGGTCTATGTCGGAGGCTGGTTTGTTTCTTTACGGCCTGCCGTATGGCCCAAAACAACCATTTCTGAAAGAATCCCTATACAACAAGAAGTAGAACAAAGTACGGTTGTTTACCTACAATCTCTTGAAGTTACCGAAAATGGCCTCCAAAACAGGATCCCTACCTCCGAGCTGATTTACTTATCGGCCCAGACTCCATACGTCTGTTTGCACACGGCTTCCAAAAAGCACCTCGTTCAGAGTTCACTCCGGCGTTTGGAGCAAAAACTAAACCCGCAACACTTTGTACGGGTTCATAAAACAACGATGGTCAATATAGACTTTGTGGCCGCTTTGAAATCGCGTCTAAACGGTGACTACGACTTAACCATGCAAGATGGAACCTCGCTCCGGCTTAGCCGAAACTATGTACAGGCGTTTAAACAAGCATTTAAAACCCGATGTGCTACAGTCGTTCTGCCACCAGTTCTGCGAGATCCTTGA
- a CDS encoding (Fe-S)-binding protein, which produces MQIPVLAELVSEGKSPEILFWVGCAGSFDNRAQKVTRAFCKILHEAGISYAILGNEENCTGDAARRAGNEFVFQMAALQNIQVLEGYGIQKIVTACPHCFNTLKNDYPALGGNYEVLHHTQLIQQLFLQGRLKLKEGGPFKGKRITYHDSCYLGRVNGVYEIPRAILAELDADLVEMKRSKSNGLCCGAGGAQMFKEDEPGDKRINMERTEEALSTHAHVIAANCPFCITMLQDGIKSKEKQDDILVKDLAELVAERL; this is translated from the coding sequence ATGCAAATCCCTGTTTTAGCTGAACTTGTGTCAGAAGGAAAAAGTCCGGAAATTTTGTTCTGGGTGGGCTGTGCCGGAAGTTTTGACAACCGTGCCCAAAAAGTAACCCGTGCCTTCTGTAAAATCCTACACGAGGCAGGCATATCGTATGCCATTCTGGGCAACGAAGAAAACTGTACGGGGGATGCAGCGCGGCGTGCAGGGAACGAATTCGTTTTCCAAATGGCTGCCCTACAAAATATTCAGGTTCTGGAAGGGTATGGCATTCAAAAAATTGTAACCGCTTGCCCTCATTGCTTTAATACGCTTAAAAACGATTATCCGGCATTGGGTGGAAACTACGAGGTGCTGCACCATACCCAACTCATCCAGCAATTGTTTTTACAGGGCCGTCTTAAACTCAAGGAAGGTGGTCCCTTTAAAGGCAAGCGCATTACCTATCACGACTCGTGTTATTTGGGGCGGGTGAATGGGGTGTATGAAATTCCACGTGCCATTCTTGCCGAACTGGACGCCGATTTGGTGGAAATGAAGCGGTCTAAATCGAATGGGTTGTGTTGTGGAGCGGGAGGGGCGCAAATGTTTAAAGAAGACGAACCGGGTGATAAACGAATTAACATGGAAAGAACCGAAGAAGCCCTCTCCACTCATGCCCATGTCATCGCCGCCAATTGTCCATTCTGCATCACTATGTTACAAGATGGGATCAAGTCCAAAGAAAAACAAGACGACATATTGGTCAAGGATCTCGCAGAACTGGTGGCAGAACGACTGTAG
- a CDS encoding (Fe-S)-binding protein, giving the protein MLQPLLFVVVVAVAGLMAFRSFRRIYQNIHLGKPEVITGDVAIRRKNVLLVAFGQKKMFKQWLPAVLHLCIYVAFVITQIELVEIFIDGFTGNHRIFAPYLGGFYTFVISFIEVLSVLAFVATITFLARRNLLKIPRFTKSELDGWPRLDANLILFGEIILITGIFCMNGADVVLQKIRPDHYPDTGFLAISGWLGPVLFGGLSEGTLVAVERFGWWLHLLTVLAFLNYLPYSKHLHIMLAFPNVYFSRLKPRGEMDNMPVIMNEVKSMMGLVEESENATEGGEMSEFGAKDVFDLSWKTVMDAYTCTECGRCTEACPANITGKKLSPRKIMMDIRDRAEEIGQHIEVNHTPFINPEKGGDVLTVENYADGKSLFDYISREEIHACTTCNACVEACPVMINPVVPILELRRYEILTEAAGPQEWVPMFTSVENSGAVWQMPVARDAWTQEA; this is encoded by the coding sequence ATGTTGCAACCCCTTCTTTTTGTCGTAGTAGTGGCAGTGGCTGGTCTAATGGCTTTCCGCTCGTTTCGCCGTATTTACCAAAACATCCACTTAGGCAAACCGGAAGTCATCACCGGAGACGTTGCTATACGTCGTAAAAACGTCTTATTGGTCGCCTTTGGGCAAAAGAAGATGTTTAAGCAGTGGTTGCCAGCAGTACTCCACCTTTGTATCTACGTTGCGTTTGTGATTACACAAATTGAGTTGGTGGAGATTTTTATAGATGGTTTTACGGGGAATCACCGAATATTTGCGCCATACTTGGGTGGATTTTATACATTTGTGATAAGTTTCATTGAAGTATTATCGGTACTGGCTTTTGTGGCCACAATTACGTTCTTGGCGCGTCGTAACTTGCTCAAAATTCCCCGTTTTACCAAGTCAGAACTGGATGGTTGGCCGCGTTTAGATGCGAACCTCATCTTGTTTGGAGAAATTATCCTCATTACAGGTATTTTTTGCATGAATGGGGCAGATGTGGTCTTGCAAAAAATCCGCCCAGATCATTATCCCGATACTGGATTTCTGGCCATAAGTGGTTGGTTGGGGCCAGTCTTGTTTGGGGGGCTTTCGGAGGGGACGTTGGTGGCCGTAGAACGATTTGGGTGGTGGTTGCATTTGCTCACGGTCTTGGCATTTCTGAACTATCTACCCTATTCCAAGCACTTACACATTATGCTGGCGTTTCCTAATGTCTATTTCTCGCGCCTAAAACCCCGTGGAGAAATGGATAATATGCCTGTGATTATGAACGAGGTGAAAAGCATGATGGGATTGGTGGAAGAGTCCGAGAACGCAACTGAGGGGGGCGAAATGTCGGAATTTGGGGCCAAAGACGTGTTTGACTTAAGTTGGAAGACCGTTATGGATGCCTATACCTGTACCGAATGTGGCCGCTGTACCGAGGCGTGTCCGGCAAACATCACTGGCAAGAAACTTTCACCGCGAAAGATTATGATGGATATTCGGGATCGAGCGGAAGAAATTGGGCAACACATCGAGGTGAATCATACCCCATTCATCAACCCCGAAAAAGGGGGGGACGTGCTAACGGTAGAAAATTATGCAGACGGCAAGAGCCTCTTCGACTATATCAGCCGCGAGGAAATCCACGCATGTACCACGTGTAATGCCTGCGTAGAAGCCTGTCCGGTGATGATTAATCCGGTGGTTCCGATCTTAGAACTACGGCGGTATGAAATCCTGACCGAGGCGGCTGGCCCACAAGAGTGGGTTCCAATGTTTACGAGTGTGGAAAACAGCGGAGCCGTTTGGCAAATGCCTGTTGCCCGCGATGCCTGGACCCAAGAAGCGTGA
- a CDS encoding electron transfer flavoprotein subunit alpha/FixB family protein: protein MVLVYAESPNGQLKKAAFEAVAYGHLTAQAMGTSCVALVLGDVADAGQLGLFGASTVYQVQKDHLSNFDSQVYSAVIASAAQKLGAQVVVVSHTSTGKSLLGRLAVKLNAGSVAGAKAVPDTGNGFVVAKGVFSGKATAHYAIQSAVKVLSVMGNSIPLKADGHVASVQALDVAVPSSRIKVLERKTVSGGKAPLPEAELVVSAGRGLKGPENWGIVEDLADALGATTACSRPVADIGWRPHHEHVGQTGVAIRPNLYIAAGISGAIQHLAGVNSSKVIVVINKDPEAPFFKAADYGVVGDAFEVLPRLTEAVNRFKNS from the coding sequence ATGGTGCTTGTATATGCAGAAAGCCCAAATGGGCAATTAAAAAAAGCGGCATTCGAAGCCGTCGCGTATGGCCATCTGACCGCCCAAGCCATGGGCACTTCCTGTGTTGCGCTGGTGTTGGGTGACGTTGCCGATGCCGGACAATTGGGGCTTTTTGGGGCCTCTACCGTTTATCAGGTACAAAAAGACCATCTTTCCAATTTTGATAGTCAGGTTTACTCGGCAGTGATTGCCTCGGCGGCGCAAAAACTGGGGGCGCAAGTGGTGGTGGTGAGTCATACCTCAACCGGAAAGTCCCTGCTGGGCCGTTTGGCCGTGAAACTCAATGCGGGATCGGTGGCGGGTGCCAAAGCCGTTCCGGATACCGGAAATGGTTTTGTGGTGGCGAAAGGGGTGTTTTCTGGCAAGGCTACGGCGCATTATGCCATTCAAAGTGCCGTAAAGGTCTTATCCGTGATGGGCAATAGCATTCCACTCAAAGCCGATGGCCACGTCGCTTCCGTCCAAGCCTTAGATGTTGCTGTTCCGTCTTCGCGGATTAAAGTGTTAGAACGCAAAACCGTATCCGGTGGGAAAGCACCATTGCCAGAGGCCGAATTGGTGGTCTCGGCTGGCCGTGGACTCAAGGGGCCGGAAAATTGGGGGATTGTAGAGGACTTGGCGGATGCCTTGGGGGCCACGACGGCTTGCTCGCGTCCGGTGGCGGATATTGGCTGGCGTCCTCATCACGAGCATGTTGGTCAAACGGGTGTGGCCATTCGTCCGAACCTCTACATTGCGGCGGGCATCTCTGGGGCCATTCAGCACTTGGCGGGCGTAAATTCCAGCAAAGTGATTGTTGTGATCAACAAAGACCCGGAAGCACCGTTTTTTAAAGCCGCCGATTATGGCGTGGTGGGCGATGCTTTTGAAGTGTTGCCACGCCTCACCGAGGCCGTTAATCGTTTTAAGAACAGTTAA